The sequence GGTGCGCTTGTTTGGGGGGGGTTATGGCGACTTTTACCCAATGAATATTGGGTATTTCCCAAAGGAGGCTTTGGCTGGAAGTTATCGAGCGAGAACTTTATAAAGCGAAATTTCTTACGAAATGCAGGAGCGAGAAATCTCGCTCCTGCAGGGTGTTAGTTGTTACGGAACTTGCTGAGAAACTGCCGTGTGCGTTCTTCCTTGGGGTTGGCAAACAATGCCTTGGCTTCGCCTTGCTCGACGATGATGCCTTTGTCGAAAAAGACCACCCGGTTGGCCACATCCCGGGCAAAACTCATCTCGTGGGTGACGATCACCATGGTGCGGTTTTCTTCCGCCAGGCTGCGGATGGTCGCGAGTACTTCACCCACCAGTTCCGGGTCCAGGGCTGAAGTGGGTTCGTCGAACAGGATTACTTCCGGCTCCATGGCCAGCGCCCGGGCAATCGCCACCCGTTGCTGCTGCCCACCGGACAGACGCCGTGGGTAGGCGTCTTCCTTGCCTGCCAGGCCGACCTTGGCCAACAACTTGCGCCCGAGGGCGTCAGCCGCTTCCCTGGGCATCTTCTTGACCACCAGCGGGCCTTCGATGACGTTTTCCAGCGCGGTGCGGTGGGGGAACAGGTTGAAGTTCTGGAACACAAAACCGACGTGTTGGCGCAGGCGCCGTACCAGGCTCTGTTGTTGGTTGAGCGGGCGGCTGCTGTCGATCTCGATATCACCGACCTTGATACGGCCGCTGGTGGGTTCTTCGAGGAAGTTCAGGCAGCGCAGGAAGGTGGTCTTGCCAGAACCGCTGGGGCCGATGATGGCGACGACTTCGCCTTCCTTGACCTCCAGGTCGATACCATTGAGCACCACCTGACCCTTGAATTGTTTGGTCAGTTTTTCAACCACGATCATGCTTCAAGACTCCTGGTCATGCCGATTGACCCGCGCTTCCATACGGTTCTGCACGTGTGCGAGGACACTGGCAAGAATCCAGTAGATCAATGCGGCGGACAGATACATGGTGAAAATTTCGAAGGTGCGGGCAGAGACCAATTGCGCCTGACGGAAGAGCTCGGGCACCTGGATGGTGGCGGCCAGCGCGGTGTCCTTGACCAGCGAAATAAAGCTGTTGCCCAACGGCGGCAAGGCCGTGCGCATGGCTTGCGGCAGGATGGCCCGGCGTAGGGTTTGCGCGCGGGTCATACCGATACTGGCGGCGGCTTCCCACTGGCCACGCTCGATTGAACTGATGGCAGCGCGCAGGATTTCACACGCGTAGGCCGCCATGTTCAGCGAAAAGCCGATCATGGCAGCCGGGATCGGGTCCAGCTCGATGCCCACTTGCGGCAAGCCGTAATAGATCAGGAACAGCTGCACCAGCAGTGGCGTGCCGCGAAAGAATGACACATAGACTCGGGCAAGGAAGCTCACCAGCTTGAAGCGCGAAAGGCGCATCAAGGCCAGGCCGAAGCCCAGCAGCGAACCGAAAAACATCCCGCCGAGGCTAAGAATCACCGTGTAGTACGCGCCCTTGAGCAGAAAGGGCGCGGAGTCCAGCGCGAGTTGGAAACCTGCTTCCATTATTGAGTGACGTCAGCGTTGAAGTACTTTTCGGACAGCTTCTTCAAGGTGCCGTCGGCGCGCAGCTTGTCGAGGGCCTTGTTCACGGCAGCCAGCAGTTCAGGCTCGCCTTTGCGCAGGGCAACACCGGCTTCCTGGCGGGAGAAGGCTTCGCCGGCTGCGGCGGTGTCCTTGGCTTTCTTGGCGTATTCCAGAGCAGCCAGGCGGTCGATCAGAATGGCGTCGACGCGGCCGATGCGCAGGTCCTGGAACTTGGTAGGGTCATCGTTGTAGGTTTTGACGATGGCTTTGGGTTGGTTTTCCTTGAGCCATTGTTCGTAGTTGGTGCCCAGGCCCACACCGATTTTCTTGCCGGCCAGGTCGTCGGCGGTCTTGATGGTGTCGACGTTTTTTGCCAGGGTCAGCGCCTGGATACCGGAGATAGTGTACGGCGTGGAGAAGTCGTACTTTGCCTTGCGCGCGTCGGAGATGGTCACCTGGTTGATCACTGCATCCAGGCGCTTGGACTCCAGCGCTGCGAGGATGCCGTCCCACGGGGTTGCCTGCAACTTGACCGTCACGCCCAGCTCTTTGGCCAGGGCTTCGGAGAGCTCCACTTCAAAACCGGTGAGCTTGCCACTCTCATCAACAAAGCTGAACGGCGGGTAGGTACCTTCCACACCGACTTTGAGCACGCCGGCTTTCTTGATATCAGCCAGCTGCTCGCCGGCAACCGCCTGGCTCAGCCAGCCAGCCCCCAGTGCCAGCCCCAATGTGCCGACCAGTAACGTGCGACGGAATACAGAAATAGTCATGACAAGCCCCTGTGTTTTTTATGTGAGCAAAGCAGGTGACAGCAGTAAACGTATCCTGCCTTAAAGCACCGTGTGCGTCTGCGCCTGTGGCGTGACTATAAAACGGGTTTTTAAGACTTGAAAATAATATAAAAGAATCCTGTTATTCCTTTATGGAATACCAAGGAGATATTCAAAACATCGAGTCATAAGCAAACAACGCCGGCGCGCCGCCGGTGTGCAGGAATATGATCGGCCCATCCTCGAAACGCTGGCGGCCAATGCCATCCAGCAGTCCGGCCATGGCCTTGCCGGTGTAGACAGGATCCAGCAACAGGCCTTCCTGGCTCGCCAGCAGTTTGATCGCCGCCAGGGTACCGGCGTTTGGCTCGCCATAGCGGGGGGCGAAGTACTCGTCCCACAAGGTCACCTTGAAGCTTGGCGGGATAGCCACGCCGAGCAGTTCGGCGGTGCGTTCGGCGAGGCCTTGCACCTTGGGTCGCTGGGCCTCGTCGGTGCGCGAGACGGTGACGCCGATTACCGGCAAGTCCGGCAGTACTTCACTCAGCGCCAATGCCAGGCCGCTGTGGGTGCCGGCGCTGCCGGACGCCAGGACCACGGCGGCGAATTGAATGCCACTGTCTTCAATCTGCCCGGCCAGCTCCAGCCCGGCGCGCACATAGCCCAGGGCGCCGAGGGCGTTGGAGCCGCCAATCGGTACCAGGTATGGCTTCTTGCCGTTGCTGCGCAGGCGGTCGGCCAGGGCGTTGAGTTGCAGGTCGACGTTATCCAGGTTTTCCACCAACTCGACCTTGGCGTCGAATAGGTCCAGCAACAGACGGTTGCCATTGCCCAGGTAGTTGGGGTCTTCGGTGCCGGTGGGGTTTTCCAGCAGGGCCACGCAGCCCAGGCCCAGCTTGGCCGCTAAAGCTGCGGTCTGGCGTACATGGTTGGACTGGATGGCGCCGGCGGTCACTAGGGTATCGGCCCCTTGGGCGAGGGCATCGGCTGCCAGGTATTCGAGTTTGCGCAGCTTGTTGCCGCCCATGGCCAGCGGCGTGGTGTCGTCGCGTTTGACGTAGATATCACGGCCCAGCCAGGCCGACAGGCGCTCGAGTTTTTCCAGGGCGGTGGCGCCGCCCAGCAGTTCCAGGCGGTTAAAACGGTCGAGCTGTTGTTTGATCATGGCTACGCACGGATGGTCAGAGATTAAGGGACTATAGGCAGGCACTTTTCATCGGGCAACCGTCAATCGCTTATGCCGAATAGTTCTTATCATCGCACTATTGGTTCTTAAGGACGCTCAGGTTTCATGCCGTAAAGTGATGGCCATTTCGTCAGGAGTGAAGACCGTGAGTGATCGTTCCAGTCATTGGCAGTTACAGACTATTGTCAGCCAGTTGCGCAGCGCCCGGGACCAGTGGCGTACCCGCAACGGCCGAGTCAGCGGTGAGCAAGGCGGGCGCGAACTGCCGTCGCGAGATGCCGTGGCGCAGATTCTCGAAGCCTTGTGTGGGGCGCTGTTCCCGATGCGCCTGGGGCCGGTGGATTTGCGTGAGGAGAGTGAAGACTTCTACGTCGGCCATACCCTGGATGTGGCGTTGAACGCTCTGTTGGCCCAGGCGCGGTTGGAGCTGCGTTACGCGGCACGGCAAGGCGGGCAACAGGACATCGAGGTTGATGCCAAGGCCATCCGCCTGATCCAGGATTTCGCCCTCGCATTGCCCGCGCTGCGCAGCCTCTTGGACACCGATGTGCTGGCCGCGTATCACGGTGATCCGGCGGCGCGCAGTGTTGATGAGGTACTGCTGTGCTACCCGGGGATCCTGGCGGTGATTCACCATCGCCTGGCTCACCATCTGTATCGTGCCGGGCTGCCGCTGCTGGCGCGGATCAGCGCGGAAATCGCCCACTCGGCCACGGGCATCGATATCCACCCGGGCGCGCAGATTGGCCCCAGTTTCTTTATCGACCACGGGACGGGTGTGGTGATCGGCGAGACGGCAATCATCGGTGAGCGGGTGCGCATCTACCAGGCCGTGACCCTGGGGGCCAAGCGCTTCCCGGCGGATGAGGACGGGCAATTGCAGAAAGGCCACCCGCGTCATCCGATCGTCGAGGATGACGTGGTGATCTACGCCGGTGCGACAATTTTGGGGCGGATTACCATCGGCAAGGGCTCGACCATTGGCGGTAATGTGTGGCTGACCCGCAGCGTGCCGGCGGGGGCGAACCTGACCCAGGCGAACTTGCAGCATGATGATGGGACGCAGAAGTAGGTTGCGAAACTGAGTATCAAGACAACACAGATCAAATGTGGGCGCTGGCTGCCTGCGATAGCGGTGTATCAGCAAACAGATGTACTGGCTGACTCACCGCTATCGCAGGCAAGCCAGCTCCCACAAGGGATCGCATTCCAAATTTAGCCACTTTTTCGTTCAATCATCGCTGAACGTTTTGCCATCCTCACCCCTCATACCTTTCCTTGAGCTAGTGTAGGAACAACCTACCGCTCGGCCCTGCGATTAGTCCAAAAACGCCTATCCATGTTTAACTTGACTGTTCGTTCAAGTTAAACCGGTGGTTCGCTGCCCGCTCACAACAGGAGGCTTACCTTTGCTGAGTCCGTTTTTTACAGCCACATCCCACACCCTTGAGGTGCGCCCTTCATGAGTGCATCGTCCACACCTTCCAGCGGTCTGGTCCGCATGAACCCGCCGGTGTTTTACTTCGCCGCGAGCT is a genomic window of Pseudomonas sp. ADAK18 containing:
- the tcyJ gene encoding cystine ABC transporter substrate-binding protein, with protein sequence MTISVFRRTLLVGTLGLALGAGWLSQAVAGEQLADIKKAGVLKVGVEGTYPPFSFVDESGKLTGFEVELSEALAKELGVTVKLQATPWDGILAALESKRLDAVINQVTISDARKAKYDFSTPYTISGIQALTLAKNVDTIKTADDLAGKKIGVGLGTNYEQWLKENQPKAIVKTYNDDPTKFQDLRIGRVDAILIDRLAALEYAKKAKDTAAAGEAFSRQEAGVALRKGEPELLAAVNKALDKLRADGTLKKLSEKYFNADVTQ
- the epsC gene encoding serine O-acetyltransferase EpsC, which produces MSDRSSHWQLQTIVSQLRSARDQWRTRNGRVSGEQGGRELPSRDAVAQILEALCGALFPMRLGPVDLREESEDFYVGHTLDVALNALLAQARLELRYAARQGGQQDIEVDAKAIRLIQDFALALPALRSLLDTDVLAAYHGDPAARSVDEVLLCYPGILAVIHHRLAHHLYRAGLPLLARISAEIAHSATGIDIHPGAQIGPSFFIDHGTGVVIGETAIIGERVRIYQAVTLGAKRFPADEDGQLQKGHPRHPIVEDDVVIYAGATILGRITIGKGSTIGGNVWLTRSVPAGANLTQANLQHDDGTQK
- a CDS encoding D-cysteine desulfhydrase, which encodes MIKQQLDRFNRLELLGGATALEKLERLSAWLGRDIYVKRDDTTPLAMGGNKLRKLEYLAADALAQGADTLVTAGAIQSNHVRQTAALAAKLGLGCVALLENPTGTEDPNYLGNGNRLLLDLFDAKVELVENLDNVDLQLNALADRLRSNGKKPYLVPIGGSNALGALGYVRAGLELAGQIEDSGIQFAAVVLASGSAGTHSGLALALSEVLPDLPVIGVTVSRTDEAQRPKVQGLAERTAELLGVAIPPSFKVTLWDEYFAPRYGEPNAGTLAAIKLLASQEGLLLDPVYTGKAMAGLLDGIGRQRFEDGPIIFLHTGGAPALFAYDSMF
- the tcyN gene encoding L-cystine ABC transporter ATP-binding protein TcyN, whose amino-acid sequence is MIVVEKLTKQFKGQVVLNGIDLEVKEGEVVAIIGPSGSGKTTFLRCLNFLEEPTSGRIKVGDIEIDSSRPLNQQQSLVRRLRQHVGFVFQNFNLFPHRTALENVIEGPLVVKKMPREAADALGRKLLAKVGLAGKEDAYPRRLSGGQQQRVAIARALAMEPEVILFDEPTSALDPELVGEVLATIRSLAEENRTMVIVTHEMSFARDVANRVVFFDKGIIVEQGEAKALFANPKEERTRQFLSKFRNN
- the tcyL gene encoding cystine ABC transporter permease, with the protein product MEAGFQLALDSAPFLLKGAYYTVILSLGGMFFGSLLGFGLALMRLSRFKLVSFLARVYVSFFRGTPLLVQLFLIYYGLPQVGIELDPIPAAMIGFSLNMAAYACEILRAAISSIERGQWEAAASIGMTRAQTLRRAILPQAMRTALPPLGNSFISLVKDTALAATIQVPELFRQAQLVSARTFEIFTMYLSAALIYWILASVLAHVQNRMEARVNRHDQES